A window of the Sporichthyaceae bacterium genome harbors these coding sequences:
- a CDS encoding MFS transporter — MRRVLLSGLVGTTIEWFDFFLYGTMSALVFNRLFFPHLDPSAGTLASFGTFAAGFVTRPIGGLVMGHFGDRIGRKATLVASLTMMGLATVAIGLLPTYDSIGLGAPVLLTGLRVIQGFALGGEWSGAATLVFEHAPTRSRARFGQWVQAGALGGILLSTATVLILSQELTNAQFLDWGWRIPFLVSGLLLAVGLFVRLRVVESPVFTELAAAEQQAKVPVIPAVRTHWWMILRVTGMHLIVTTLTFVSLAFVLAYGIARAGYSRTEMLEVMLTAVLVACAVNPLFGRAGDLIGRRTVYVLGASAAIVLAFPAFRALDSGTFVGGVAAFDGLILPSMAMYTTQGAWFPELFPAKFRVTGAGLGVQLATVALGGPAPTIAQALLRSSHGKSWSVAAYICGVAAVSLTFALLTPESRPRFPAPDEADRAPAPAVAI, encoded by the coding sequence GTGCGGCGCGTCCTCCTGTCCGGCCTGGTCGGCACGACGATCGAGTGGTTCGACTTCTTCCTCTACGGGACGATGTCGGCGCTGGTGTTCAACCGGTTGTTCTTCCCGCACCTCGACCCGTCCGCCGGGACGCTGGCCTCGTTCGGGACCTTCGCCGCCGGGTTCGTCACCCGCCCGATAGGCGGGTTGGTCATGGGCCACTTCGGCGACCGCATCGGGCGCAAGGCGACTCTGGTCGCGTCGCTGACGATGATGGGGCTTGCCACGGTCGCGATCGGCCTGCTGCCGACCTACGACAGCATCGGCCTGGGCGCCCCGGTGCTGCTGACCGGGCTGCGGGTGATCCAGGGTTTCGCGCTGGGCGGCGAGTGGTCCGGCGCCGCGACACTGGTCTTCGAGCACGCCCCGACCCGTTCCCGCGCCCGGTTCGGGCAGTGGGTCCAGGCCGGAGCGTTGGGCGGCATCCTGCTGTCCACCGCGACCGTGCTGATCCTCTCCCAGGAACTGACGAATGCTCAGTTCCTCGACTGGGGTTGGCGGATCCCGTTCCTGGTCTCCGGTCTGCTGCTGGCCGTCGGGTTGTTCGTGCGGTTGCGGGTGGTCGAGTCGCCGGTGTTCACCGAGTTGGCCGCCGCCGAGCAGCAGGCCAAGGTGCCGGTGATCCCGGCCGTGCGCACGCACTGGTGGATGATCCTGCGGGTCACCGGCATGCACCTGATCGTCACGACACTGACGTTCGTCTCGCTGGCCTTCGTGTTGGCCTACGGGATCGCCCGTGCCGGTTACTCCCGCACCGAGATGCTCGAGGTCATGCTGACTGCGGTGCTGGTCGCCTGCGCGGTGAACCCGTTGTTCGGTCGGGCCGGCGACCTGATCGGCCGACGCACGGTCTACGTGCTCGGGGCCTCGGCCGCGATCGTGCTGGCGTTCCCGGCGTTCCGGGCGCTGGACAGCGGCACGTTCGTCGGTGGGGTCGCGGCGTTCGACGGCCTGATCCTGCCGAGCATGGCCATGTACACGACGCAGGGCGCCTGGTTCCCCGAGCTGTTCCCGGCGAAGTTCCGGGTCACCGGCGCGGGCCTCGGCGTCCAGTTGGCCACGGTCGCGCTCGGCGGGCCGGCGCCCACAATCGCCCAGGCGCTGCTGCGCTCCTCCCACGGCAAGTCCTGGTCGGTGGCCGCATACATCTGCGGGGTCGCCGCGGTCTCGCTGACGTTCGCACTGCTCACCCCGGAGAGCCGGCCGAGATTTCCCGCTCCCGACGAAGCGGACCGCGCACCTGCGCCGGCCGTCGCTATCTGA